One Falco biarmicus isolate bFalBia1 chromosome 13, bFalBia1.pri, whole genome shotgun sequence genomic region harbors:
- the LRRC34 gene encoding leucine-rich repeat-containing protein 34 isoform X1 — protein MSVPSDLHQRYVQACQNLGQPENPFIAHVLQEADKNDETRWTKGITLKIAGNNHLVPVQRVTGDDLQVLASVLRDTVFVTGLDLRCNVLTDSGAKNVAALLQENSTLRYLNLMFNDIGTSGAELIAGALHRNKTLVYMRMTGNKIGNKGGMFFASMLQINSTLEKLDLGDCDIGMECLIAIATALTQNKSVKAINLNRPLLYSQEEETTVHVALMLKNNSSLVELHLCKHEMRNFGVERLCEALYENSSLRYLDLSCNKITRDGVKFLGELLKLNQTLEILDLNANRIEDDGAIYLSEALALYNRTLQALSVVSNNISGKGLVALSDAMKTNMELSYIYIWGNKFDEATCMAFSELIQTGRLRPNRTDVEPYEVDGHIHLAELSHGLRRHYYWTPSCGEVTKKDANASLAIAAVSEHL, from the exons ATGTCGGTTCCTTCAGATCTTCACCAGCGCTATGTGCAGGCCTGCCAAAACTTGGGCCAGCCTGAAAACCCCTTCATTGCTCATGTGCTTCAAGAAGCTGATAAAAATGATGAAAC CAGATGGACAAAAGgaatcacattaaaaatagcTGGAAATAATCATCTAGTGCCTGTGCAGAGAGTTACAGGTGACGATCTTCAAGTTCTTGCCTCTGTCTTACGTGACACTGTATTTGTCACAG GTTTGGATCTTAGGTGTAACGTGTTGACTGATAGTGGAGCAAAGAACGTGGCAGCACTCCTCCAG GAAAATTCCACTCTGCGGTACCTTAACCTGATGTTTAATGATATTGGCACAAGTGGAGCAGAGCTGATAGCAGGAGCGCTCCAC agGAATAAAACTCTTGTGTATATGAGAATGACTGGAAACAAAATAGGCAACAAAGGTGGGATGTTTTTTGCTTCAATGCTACAAATTAACTCAACCTTAGAGAAGCTGGATCTTGGAGACTGTGATATA ggTATGGAGTGTCTAATAGCAATAGCAACAGCCCTGACTCAGAACAAATCAGTCAAAGCAATAAATCTAAATCGTCCTTTACTATACAGCCAAGAG GAAGAGACCACAGTTCACGTAGCTCTGATGTTGAAAAATAACTCCTCGCTTGTGGAACTACACTTGTGCAAGCACGAAATGAGAAACTTTGGTGTAGAGCGACTGTGTGAGGCATTATATGAAAACTCCAGCCTGAGATACCTCGATCTTAGCTG taataaaataacCCGTGATGGTGTAAAATTTCTGGGAGAACTACTAAAACTGAACCAAACCCTGGAAATCCTAGATCTCAATGCAAACCGAATAGAAGATGATGGAGCCATCTACCTGAGTGAAGCCTTGGCTTTGTACAACAGGACTCTGCAAGC GTTGTCGGTGGTAAGCAACAACATAAGTGGCAAAGGACTCGTAGCTCTTTCAGATGCGATGAAAACAAACATGGAACTTTCCTATATTTACATCTGGGGGAACAAATTTGATGAAGCCACCTGTATG GCATTTTCAGAATTAATCCAGACAGGCCGCCTGAGACCCAACCGTACCGATGTGGAACCGTACGAAGTGGATGGGCACATTCACCTTGCGGAGCTCTCCCACGGCCTTCGGAGGCATTACTACTGGACACCGAGTTGTGGGGAGGTGACGAAGAAAGATGCTAATGCCAGTCTGGCCATTGCAGCTGTTTCAGAACACTTGTGA
- the LRRC34 gene encoding leucine-rich repeat-containing protein 34 isoform X2: MSVPSDLHQRYVQACQNLGQPENPFIAHVLQEADKNDETRWTKGITLKIAGNNHLVPVQRVTGDDLQVLASVLRDTVFVTGLDLRCNVLTDSGAKNVAALLQENSTLRYLNLMFNDIGTSGAELIAGALHRNKTLVYMRMTGNKIGNKGGMFFASMLQINSTLEKLDLGDCDIGMECLIAIATALTQNKSVKAINLNRPLLYSQEEETTVHVALMLKNNSSLVELHLCKHEMRNFGVERLCEALYENSSLRYLDLSCNKITRDGVKFLGELLKLNQTLEILDLNANRIEDDGAIYLSEALALYNRTLQALVFTQLPQTAGVVGGKQQHKWQRTRSSFRCDENKHGTFLYLHLGEQI; this comes from the exons ATGTCGGTTCCTTCAGATCTTCACCAGCGCTATGTGCAGGCCTGCCAAAACTTGGGCCAGCCTGAAAACCCCTTCATTGCTCATGTGCTTCAAGAAGCTGATAAAAATGATGAAAC CAGATGGACAAAAGgaatcacattaaaaatagcTGGAAATAATCATCTAGTGCCTGTGCAGAGAGTTACAGGTGACGATCTTCAAGTTCTTGCCTCTGTCTTACGTGACACTGTATTTGTCACAG GTTTGGATCTTAGGTGTAACGTGTTGACTGATAGTGGAGCAAAGAACGTGGCAGCACTCCTCCAG GAAAATTCCACTCTGCGGTACCTTAACCTGATGTTTAATGATATTGGCACAAGTGGAGCAGAGCTGATAGCAGGAGCGCTCCAC agGAATAAAACTCTTGTGTATATGAGAATGACTGGAAACAAAATAGGCAACAAAGGTGGGATGTTTTTTGCTTCAATGCTACAAATTAACTCAACCTTAGAGAAGCTGGATCTTGGAGACTGTGATATA ggTATGGAGTGTCTAATAGCAATAGCAACAGCCCTGACTCAGAACAAATCAGTCAAAGCAATAAATCTAAATCGTCCTTTACTATACAGCCAAGAG GAAGAGACCACAGTTCACGTAGCTCTGATGTTGAAAAATAACTCCTCGCTTGTGGAACTACACTTGTGCAAGCACGAAATGAGAAACTTTGGTGTAGAGCGACTGTGTGAGGCATTATATGAAAACTCCAGCCTGAGATACCTCGATCTTAGCTG taataaaataacCCGTGATGGTGTAAAATTTCTGGGAGAACTACTAAAACTGAACCAAACCCTGGAAATCCTAGATCTCAATGCAAACCGAATAGAAGATGATGGAGCCATCTACCTGAGTGAAGCCTTGGCTTTGTACAACAGGACTCTGCAAGCGTTAGTATTTACACAGCTTCCCCAGACCGCAGGT GTTGTCGGTGGTAAGCAACAACATAAGTGGCAAAGGACTCGTAGCTCTTTCAGATGCGATGAAAACAAACATGGAACTTTCCTATATTTACATCTGGGGGAACAAATTTGA